One Cryobacterium psychrophilum DNA segment encodes these proteins:
- a CDS encoding MinD/ParA family ATP-binding protein, whose protein sequence is MADQHDDAEGIDPVRGTPGTPRGRDGAPEEYHSDLPPHTVDNLAAVLPGSLGAPVTAAVKPRRALSGAAEDRARLATHTVEIGASAVPRPVRASTASSATLTSAQARTDAIVPGRRDRSRSDTEGRQRDEPDFAVQPESAGMLTPERLLTVNRTTRRAPRGAWNQFVYAASLHLVNLGDSAAVQAETALEDRIRKQFEGGTRFVPILTRKGGVGKTTVTALLGMALADVRDDRIIAIDANPDRGTLSERVAQQTTSTVRDVVTQGASIGNFTDFSTFVSRDETRLDILASDTDPMLSEAFDENDYNVVADLAARYYSISLTDCGTGIVHSVMRATLLRADSIVIVSGGSVDEARLASETLTWLEANGYRDLVKNAVVALNTATQGTNLVRLEEIESHFRSRVREIVRIPYDPQLAAGSAVSYADLKPITRLAARTLAALVVEGLPVRRID, encoded by the coding sequence TTGGCAGATCAGCACGACGATGCAGAGGGCATAGACCCTGTGCGCGGAACTCCCGGTACTCCTCGGGGGCGCGATGGCGCACCCGAGGAGTACCACAGTGACCTCCCGCCGCATACGGTCGACAACCTTGCCGCCGTGCTGCCCGGTAGCCTCGGCGCACCCGTCACAGCCGCCGTAAAGCCTCGGCGGGCGCTCAGCGGGGCGGCCGAGGATCGCGCGCGCCTCGCCACGCACACGGTCGAGATCGGCGCGTCCGCCGTGCCGCGACCGGTTCGGGCATCCACCGCCAGTAGCGCCACCCTGACCTCGGCACAGGCGAGAACGGATGCCATCGTGCCGGGACGCCGCGACCGGTCTCGTTCCGACACCGAGGGTCGGCAGCGCGACGAGCCCGACTTTGCTGTGCAGCCGGAGTCGGCTGGAATGTTGACCCCCGAACGGCTGCTTACAGTCAATCGAACGACCCGCCGTGCGCCTCGGGGCGCCTGGAACCAGTTCGTGTATGCGGCGTCCCTGCACCTCGTCAATCTGGGCGACTCGGCGGCGGTTCAGGCGGAGACGGCTCTCGAGGACCGCATTCGCAAACAATTTGAAGGCGGCACCCGGTTCGTCCCCATCCTCACTCGCAAGGGTGGCGTTGGGAAAACAACGGTGACGGCTCTGCTCGGAATGGCGCTTGCGGACGTGCGTGACGACCGGATCATTGCCATTGACGCCAACCCCGATCGCGGCACGCTCTCCGAACGGGTGGCCCAGCAGACAACGTCGACCGTGCGGGATGTCGTCACCCAGGGGGCATCGATCGGGAACTTCACTGACTTTTCAACGTTCGTTTCCCGCGACGAAACCCGGCTCGACATCCTGGCGTCCGATACCGACCCGATGCTCTCCGAGGCCTTCGACGAGAACGACTACAACGTGGTCGCCGACCTGGCGGCACGCTACTATTCGATCTCGCTCACCGACTGTGGCACCGGGATCGTGCATTCGGTGATGCGCGCGACCCTGCTTCGTGCGGATTCCATCGTCATCGTGTCGGGCGGGAGCGTCGACGAGGCGCGACTGGCGTCGGAGACCCTCACCTGGCTCGAAGCCAACGGATACCGGGATCTCGTGAAGAATGCCGTCGTGGCACTCAACACGGCGACACAGGGCACGAACCTGGTGCGGCTGGAGGAAATCGAATCGCACTTCCGATCCCGTGTCCGCGAGATCGTTCGCATCCCCTACGACCCGCAACTCGCGGCCGGCAGCGCCGTGTCATACGCGGACCTGAAGCCGATCACCCGCCTGGCGGCCCGGACGCTCGCGGCCCTTGTCGTCGAGGGACTCCCCGTCCGGCGCATCGATTAG
- a CDS encoding peptide deformylase, translating to MPERQIRLFGDPVLKTVSDPILVIDDRVRSLVQDLVDSVQLPGRAGVAAAQIGVNLRAFSYSVDGTVGYILNPTLVELSGEPELVDEGCLSVPGLWYPTKRYPFARATGIDLEGEPLELSGTGIMAQALQHETDHLDGLLYLDRLDKENRRAAMKEIRESAWF from the coding sequence GTGCCTGAACGCCAGATTCGTCTCTTCGGAGACCCGGTCCTGAAAACGGTCTCCGACCCGATCCTCGTCATTGACGACCGGGTCCGAAGCCTCGTGCAGGATCTGGTTGACAGCGTGCAGCTGCCGGGCCGCGCGGGCGTCGCCGCCGCACAAATCGGCGTCAACCTGCGTGCCTTCAGCTACAGCGTGGATGGCACAGTCGGCTACATTCTCAATCCCACGCTCGTCGAGCTCTCCGGTGAGCCCGAGCTTGTCGACGAGGGCTGCCTCTCGGTTCCCGGCCTCTGGTACCCGACGAAGCGCTATCCGTTTGCGCGGGCCACAGGCATCGACCTTGAGGGTGAGCCCCTGGAGCTGTCCGGGACCGGCATCATGGCGCAGGCGCTCCAGCATGAAACGGACCACCTTGATGGCCTCTTGTACCTGGACCGGCTCGACAAGGAGAATCGTCGAGCGGCCATGAAGGAGATTCGCGAGTCCGCTTGGTTCTGA
- a CDS encoding AMP-dependent synthetase/ligase, with amino-acid sequence MKQFDTPAVVAADPSANATDLLVERLKATPDLVLFSLPNASGWLPVTVKEFYSQVIALAKGLVAAGIQPGDKIGLVCKTRYEWTLIDFATWFAGAILVPVYDTSSPSQVHWNLSDSGATAIILETADHFARFDEVHADLPNVAQVWQIDLGDLDKLVAAGVDVPDAEIENRRNLAVGDDMATLIYTSGSTGKPKGCVLTHANFVETSRNAAVALKEVLSDPNGASTLLFITTAHIFARFIAILSVHAGVRVGHQPDTRQLLPSLGSFKPTFLLAVPRVFEKVYNSAGQKAEAGGKGKIFTAAVAVAVAHSKALQAGESIPLGMKIKFALFDRLVYSKLREAMGGNVRYAVSGSAPLGAHLGHFFHSLGIVILEGYGLTETTAPATVSLATRAKIGTVGPPLPGVSVRVVEDGEIQVKGVNVFKEYWKNPQATQETFDDGWLKTGDIGQFDDDGFLTITGRKKEIIVTAGGKNVAPAALEDPIRSNPLVGQVIVVGDQKPFIAAIVTLDPDMLPVWLNNNKGDAGMSLAEAAVNLLVLAEVQRAVDRANDTVSRAESIRKFVVLPMELTEESGHLTPKMSIKRNIILRDFADEIDRLYAGSPITEGFSLRD; translated from the coding sequence GTGAAGCAATTCGACACACCAGCCGTTGTGGCCGCTGACCCGAGCGCCAACGCCACAGACCTCCTCGTCGAGCGCCTCAAAGCCACGCCGGACCTCGTGCTCTTTTCGTTGCCGAACGCGAGCGGATGGCTTCCCGTCACGGTGAAGGAATTTTATTCCCAGGTCATCGCCCTGGCCAAGGGCCTCGTCGCCGCAGGAATCCAGCCCGGAGACAAGATCGGCCTCGTGTGCAAGACGCGCTACGAATGGACACTCATCGATTTCGCGACGTGGTTCGCCGGCGCCATCCTGGTGCCCGTCTACGACACGAGCTCCCCCAGCCAGGTGCACTGGAACCTCAGCGACTCCGGCGCGACCGCCATCATCCTGGAGACGGCCGATCACTTCGCGCGTTTCGATGAGGTGCACGCTGACCTTCCCAACGTCGCTCAGGTCTGGCAGATTGACCTCGGTGACCTCGACAAGCTCGTCGCCGCGGGCGTTGACGTCCCCGACGCCGAGATCGAAAACCGACGTAATCTCGCCGTCGGAGACGACATGGCAACCCTCATCTACACCTCCGGTTCCACGGGAAAACCCAAGGGATGCGTTCTCACTCACGCGAACTTCGTGGAAACCAGCCGCAATGCAGCGGTCGCGCTCAAAGAGGTGCTCTCCGACCCGAACGGCGCATCGACTCTCCTGTTCATCACGACGGCACACATTTTCGCGCGTTTCATTGCCATATTGAGCGTGCATGCCGGCGTGCGGGTGGGACATCAGCCGGACACCCGCCAGCTTCTGCCCTCCCTCGGAAGTTTCAAGCCCACCTTCCTGCTGGCTGTCCCCCGCGTGTTCGAGAAGGTCTATAACTCGGCCGGCCAGAAGGCCGAAGCCGGTGGCAAGGGCAAAATTTTCACGGCCGCTGTCGCTGTCGCCGTGGCGCATTCCAAGGCCCTTCAGGCCGGCGAGTCGATTCCTTTGGGCATGAAGATCAAATTCGCCCTCTTCGATCGCCTCGTCTACAGCAAGCTTCGCGAGGCGATGGGCGGCAACGTTCGCTACGCGGTGTCCGGGTCCGCTCCGCTCGGCGCGCACCTGGGACATTTCTTCCACAGCCTCGGCATCGTGATTCTCGAGGGCTATGGACTCACGGAGACCACGGCCCCAGCCACGGTCAGCCTCGCAACCCGGGCAAAGATCGGCACGGTCGGTCCGCCCCTCCCCGGTGTATCCGTGCGCGTCGTGGAGGACGGGGAGATCCAGGTGAAGGGCGTCAACGTCTTCAAGGAGTATTGGAAGAACCCGCAGGCGACCCAGGAAACTTTTGACGACGGCTGGCTCAAGACCGGCGATATTGGGCAGTTCGACGACGACGGATTCCTGACCATCACGGGTCGCAAGAAAGAGATCATTGTCACCGCAGGGGGCAAGAATGTGGCACCAGCCGCACTCGAGGATCCCATCCGGTCCAACCCTTTGGTTGGTCAGGTCATTGTTGTCGGCGACCAGAAACCGTTCATTGCCGCCATCGTCACCCTCGACCCCGATATGTTGCCGGTGTGGCTCAACAACAACAAGGGCGACGCGGGGATGAGCCTGGCGGAAGCCGCCGTCAATCTCCTGGTCCTGGCCGAGGTGCAGCGCGCCGTGGACCGAGCCAACGACACGGTGTCGCGTGCGGAGTCGATTCGCAAGTTCGTGGTGCTTCCCATGGAGCTCACGGAAGAGAGTGGACACCTGACGCCCAAGATGAGCATCAAGCGCAACATCATCCTGCGGGACTTCGCCGATGAGATTGATCGCCTCTACGCGGGCTCCCCCATCACCGAAGGCTTCTCGCTGCGCGATTAG
- a CDS encoding ROK family glucokinase has translation MHAIGIDIGGTKIAGALVDENGVILRSDRQPTNPNDPGEIEDVVVAMITSLGLGEDVVAAGVAAAGFIDAAQSTVYYAPNIHWRNEPFRAKLEARVDLPIIIENDANAAGWAEFRYGAGRDFTDMVTLTIGTGVGGAIVANGSLFRGGFGAGAELGHLRLVPDGLPCGCGARGCIEQYGSGRALLRIANEIADAGSLGADLAAARARHGKLTGKEVGRLIELGDPGAVAALRTIGESLGEACASLGAVLDPQVFVFGGGVAAAGDLLLEPIRAAYLEHLPARGYHPEAAFAIAQLVNNAGVVGAADLARIAALR, from the coding sequence ATGCACGCCATTGGAATTGATATTGGGGGCACCAAGATCGCTGGTGCGCTTGTTGATGAAAACGGAGTTATTCTTCGTTCTGACCGCCAACCCACAAATCCCAACGATCCAGGCGAGATCGAGGACGTGGTTGTGGCGATGATCACCAGTCTCGGGCTGGGCGAGGACGTTGTCGCCGCCGGAGTGGCGGCGGCGGGCTTCATCGATGCCGCACAGTCCACTGTGTACTACGCCCCCAACATTCACTGGCGTAACGAGCCCTTCCGCGCCAAGCTTGAGGCGAGGGTCGACCTGCCGATCATCATCGAGAACGACGCGAACGCGGCGGGCTGGGCTGAATTCCGTTATGGGGCCGGCCGTGACTTCACCGACATGGTCACGCTCACCATCGGCACGGGGGTCGGGGGCGCGATTGTGGCCAACGGCAGCCTGTTCCGGGGCGGGTTCGGCGCCGGCGCTGAATTGGGTCATCTGCGCTTGGTTCCCGACGGGCTGCCCTGCGGGTGTGGGGCCCGAGGATGCATCGAACAGTACGGGTCGGGCCGAGCCTTGCTGCGCATCGCCAATGAAATTGCCGACGCCGGCTCACTGGGGGCGGATCTCGCGGCTGCACGGGCGCGCCACGGGAAGCTCACCGGAAAGGAGGTCGGACGCCTCATCGAGCTCGGCGACCCGGGCGCGGTCGCCGCACTGCGGACGATCGGCGAGTCCCTGGGCGAGGCCTGCGCGAGCCTGGGCGCCGTTCTGGACCCCCAGGTCTTCGTTTTCGGTGGGGGAGTCGCCGCCGCCGGAGACCTGCTTCTTGAACCGATACGCGCGGCGTACCTCGAGCACCTGCCGGCGCGGGGGTATCATCCCGAAGCAGCCTTTGCGATCGCGCAGCTCGTCAACAACGCGGGTGTGGTGGGTGCCGCGGACCTCGCGCGAATCGCCGCCCTGCGCTGA
- a CDS encoding lysophospholipid acyltransferase family protein, with translation MFYWFMKNIVVGPLLLGIFRPWVVGLENIPKTGGVILASNHLSFIDSIFLPLVVSRRVVFLAKSEYFTGTGLKGWATRQFFKASGQLPIDRSGGKASEDSLNTGLRVLGAGGVLGIYPEGTRSPDARMYRGRTGVARMVLESGVPVIPVAMIDTEKAMPTGTRIPKVRRIGIVLGAPLDFTRFEGMEGDRFVLRSVTDELMYELQRLSTQEYVDVYATSVKEKRADLSR, from the coding sequence ATGTTTTACTGGTTTATGAAGAACATTGTGGTCGGGCCGCTCTTGCTGGGAATCTTCCGGCCATGGGTGGTGGGCCTGGAGAACATTCCGAAGACCGGTGGGGTCATCCTCGCCAGCAACCACCTGTCCTTCATTGATTCGATCTTCCTCCCCCTCGTCGTGTCGCGCCGGGTGGTGTTCCTCGCCAAAAGTGAGTACTTCACCGGAACCGGGCTGAAAGGGTGGGCCACCCGGCAGTTCTTCAAGGCCAGCGGACAGCTTCCGATTGACCGCTCGGGCGGTAAAGCGTCTGAGGACTCGCTCAACACGGGCCTTCGCGTGCTCGGCGCGGGCGGAGTGCTGGGGATCTACCCCGAGGGCACGCGCAGCCCGGACGCCCGCATGTATCGAGGACGCACGGGTGTGGCCCGTATGGTCCTGGAGTCCGGTGTGCCGGTGATTCCCGTCGCCATGATCGACACCGAAAAGGCCATGCCCACCGGCACGCGCATTCCCAAGGTGCGCCGAATCGGGATCGTCCTGGGCGCTCCGCTTGATTTCACCCGTTTCGAAGGCATGGAGGGTGATCGCTTTGTACTCAGGTCCGTCACCGATGAACTCATGTATGAACTCCAGCGGCTCAGCACCCAGGAGTACGTCGACGTGTACGCGACGAGCGTGAAAGAGAAGCGGGCCGACCTTTCGCGATAG
- a CDS encoding class II 3-deoxy-7-phosphoheptulonate synthase has product MVDPTEPVVLAEASVIAGLDHWRTLPIKQQPSWPDADAVAAASAELATQPPLVFAGEVDILRDRLAEAASGQAFLLQGGDCAETFSGATADQIRNRVKTVLQMAVVLTYGASMPVIKMGRMAGQFAKPRSSDFETRGDVTLPAYRGDIVNGYDFTPESREADPARLVKGYHTAASTLNLIRAFTQGGFADLRQVHSWNQGFAANPANQRYEKLAKEIDRAIKFMTACGADFEALKRTEFYTSHEGLLMDYERPMTRIDSRTGTPFNTSAHFIWIGERTRDLDSAHVDFLSRVRNPIGVKLGPSTSADDMLRLINKLDPNREPGRLTFITRMGAGKIRDALPPLLEAVKASDARPLWVTDPMHGNGVTTPTGYKTRRFDDVVDEVKGFFEAHRAVGTHPGGIHVELTGDDVTECLGGSEHIDEAALSTRYESLCDPRLNHMQSLELAFLVAEELGNPPRV; this is encoded by the coding sequence GTGGTAGACCCCACCGAACCAGTCGTATTGGCAGAAGCATCTGTAATCGCCGGACTGGATCACTGGCGTACGCTGCCGATCAAGCAGCAGCCCAGTTGGCCCGATGCCGATGCAGTCGCCGCGGCTTCCGCCGAACTTGCGACCCAGCCCCCCTTGGTCTTTGCCGGCGAGGTGGACATCCTCCGCGATCGTCTTGCCGAGGCCGCCTCCGGACAGGCTTTCCTGCTGCAGGGCGGTGACTGCGCCGAGACCTTCAGCGGTGCAACGGCCGACCAGATTCGCAATCGGGTCAAGACAGTGCTCCAGATGGCCGTCGTGCTCACCTATGGTGCGTCGATGCCGGTCATCAAGATGGGCCGCATGGCCGGCCAGTTTGCCAAGCCGCGCTCCAGCGACTTCGAAACTCGCGGCGACGTGACGCTTCCCGCCTACCGCGGCGACATTGTCAACGGCTATGACTTCACGCCCGAATCGCGCGAAGCCGATCCGGCACGACTCGTCAAGGGCTACCACACCGCCGCTTCGACCCTGAACCTGATTCGCGCCTTCACGCAGGGCGGATTCGCCGACCTGCGCCAGGTGCACAGCTGGAACCAGGGCTTCGCCGCGAACCCCGCCAACCAGCGCTACGAGAAGCTCGCCAAGGAGATCGACCGGGCCATCAAGTTCATGACCGCGTGCGGCGCTGATTTCGAGGCGCTCAAGCGTACCGAGTTCTACACCAGCCACGAGGGTTTGCTCATGGACTATGAACGCCCGATGACGCGCATCGACTCGCGCACCGGAACGCCGTTCAATACCTCGGCGCACTTCATCTGGATCGGTGAGCGCACCAGGGACCTGGATAGCGCACACGTCGACTTCCTGTCACGGGTGCGGAACCCCATTGGCGTCAAGCTCGGCCCGAGCACCTCGGCCGACGACATGCTGCGTCTCATCAACAAGCTGGACCCGAACCGCGAGCCCGGACGCCTGACCTTCATCACGCGCATGGGTGCCGGTAAGATCCGCGATGCCCTCCCGCCGCTGCTGGAGGCCGTCAAGGCGAGCGACGCAAGGCCGCTGTGGGTCACCGACCCGATGCACGGCAACGGCGTCACCACCCCGACCGGTTACAAGACTCGTCGTTTTGACGACGTCGTCGACGAGGTTAAGGGCTTCTTTGAGGCTCACCGCGCCGTCGGAACGCACCCGGGAGGCATCCACGTCGAACTCACGGGCGACGATGTCACGGAGTGCCTCGGCGGCTCGGAGCACATCGATGAGGCCGCCCTCTCGACGCGTTACGAGTCGCTCTGCGACCCTCGCCTTAACCACATGCAGTCCCTCGAGCTGGCCTTCCTGGTGGCCGAAGAGCTCGGGAATCCGCCGCGCGTGTAG
- the pknB gene encoding Stk1 family PASTA domain-containing Ser/Thr kinase, whose protein sequence is MSETPTDQMIGRLIDGRYQVRSRIARGGMATVYLATDLRLERRVAIKIMHGHLADDNAFKSRFIQEARSAARLAHPNVVNVFDQGQDADTAYLVMEYLPGITLRDLLKDYGKLTPEQTVDILEAVLSGLAAAHKAGIVHRDVKPENVLLADDGRIKISDFGLARAVNNNTATGQALLGTIAYLSPELVTRGIADARSDIYALGIMTFEMLTGEQPYVGEAPMQIAYQHANDTVPMPSSKVTSTPRELDELVQWATARDPEQRPRDARVMLDQLLDGRGHPGAGSPGQQPTALQPTMMVPGITNAAANAETKLLTAALHDGTSATSVLGPMTAAGVIPQSPDNSTALATKARRRKNRGFWLFALVLLIATALGSTGWYFGSGPGSDIAVPTVSTLSPSDAAARIDSVGLKSNESSVYSADVPEGVVIGTKPKDGTRVSKDSTVNVVVSLGLQPITLPPLAGLSQEDASAQITTLLAEVGSVDSIFSTSAEADTVISASRASDDGDVSEGGDYFQGLKVNLVVSLGAIPDVVGSSVAAATQALADKELLAISGEQTYSDSIAEGKVVSTTGPEAPVRAGATIILTVSRGPEPVQVPDVVGKPWSEAKQILSDAGLKLDYNIFADAAPGLFTVTKVTPGSGTSVPRNSNVKVNFSA, encoded by the coding sequence GTGAGTGAAACCCCGACCGACCAGATGATCGGCCGTCTGATAGATGGTCGATATCAGGTGCGCTCCAGAATCGCTCGAGGCGGTATGGCCACGGTATATCTGGCCACCGACCTGCGTCTCGAACGTCGAGTGGCGATCAAGATCATGCACGGCCACCTGGCCGACGACAACGCTTTCAAGAGCCGGTTCATCCAGGAAGCCCGCTCCGCCGCCCGTCTGGCGCACCCCAACGTCGTCAACGTCTTCGATCAGGGCCAGGACGCTGACACGGCCTACCTCGTCATGGAGTACCTGCCGGGGATCACCCTGCGTGACCTGCTCAAGGACTACGGCAAGCTCACCCCCGAGCAGACCGTGGACATTCTGGAGGCCGTGCTCAGCGGGCTTGCAGCCGCACACAAGGCCGGCATCGTTCACCGCGACGTCAAGCCGGAGAATGTGCTGCTCGCCGATGACGGCCGCATCAAGATCAGCGACTTCGGCCTCGCGCGAGCGGTCAACAACAACACGGCCACGGGCCAGGCGCTTCTCGGGACCATTGCGTATCTCTCCCCCGAACTCGTCACCCGGGGCATTGCCGACGCCCGCAGCGACATCTATGCCCTCGGCATCATGACCTTTGAGATGCTCACGGGTGAGCAGCCGTATGTGGGCGAGGCACCGATGCAAATCGCGTACCAGCATGCCAACGACACGGTACCGATGCCCAGCAGCAAGGTGACGTCGACCCCGCGTGAACTGGACGAACTCGTGCAGTGGGCCACTGCCCGGGACCCGGAGCAACGCCCCAGGGACGCGCGCGTCATGCTCGATCAGCTCCTGGACGGCCGCGGCCACCCCGGTGCCGGCTCCCCCGGTCAGCAGCCCACTGCCCTCCAGCCAACGATGATGGTCCCCGGCATCACGAATGCGGCCGCCAACGCGGAGACCAAGCTCCTGACGGCTGCTCTTCACGACGGCACATCGGCGACGAGCGTACTGGGCCCCATGACCGCTGCCGGCGTCATCCCCCAGTCCCCCGACAACAGCACCGCCCTCGCCACGAAGGCTCGCCGCCGAAAGAACCGTGGTTTTTGGCTCTTCGCGCTCGTGCTCCTCATCGCAACGGCACTCGGGAGTACCGGATGGTACTTCGGCTCCGGCCCCGGTTCCGACATTGCGGTGCCGACCGTCTCGACCCTGTCTCCTTCCGACGCCGCTGCACGAATCGACAGCGTCGGCCTGAAATCGAACGAGAGTTCCGTGTACAGTGCCGATGTGCCAGAGGGCGTCGTGATTGGAACGAAGCCCAAGGACGGAACGCGGGTCTCCAAGGACAGCACGGTCAACGTCGTCGTCTCCCTCGGCCTGCAACCCATCACGCTTCCTCCGTTGGCCGGCCTGAGCCAGGAGGACGCGTCAGCACAGATCACGACTCTGCTGGCCGAGGTTGGCAGCGTGGATTCGATCTTCAGCACGTCGGCGGAGGCTGACACGGTCATTTCGGCTAGCCGCGCGAGCGACGACGGCGACGTCTCGGAGGGCGGCGACTACTTCCAGGGCCTCAAGGTGAATCTGGTCGTGTCGCTCGGGGCCATTCCCGATGTGGTCGGGTCCTCGGTCGCCGCTGCCACGCAGGCACTCGCGGACAAGGAACTCCTCGCGATCTCCGGTGAACAGACCTACAGCGACAGCATCGCCGAGGGCAAGGTGGTCTCCACCACGGGACCCGAGGCTCCGGTGCGGGCCGGGGCGACCATCATCCTGACCGTGTCCCGCGGGCCGGAGCCCGTGCAGGTTCCCGACGTTGTCGGAAAACCGTGGTCAGAGGCGAAGCAGATCCTCAGTGATGCCGGACTGAAGCTGGACTACAACATCTTCGCCGACGCTGCTCCCGGGCTGTTCACGGTGACCAAGGTCACACCGGGTTCGGGCACGTCGGTTCCCCGCAACAGTAACGTGAAGGTCAACTTCTCAGCTTAG
- a CDS encoding lytic transglycosylase codes for MSSDLSTIVDAVAAGETPRDRRTKSGERRGRSPLVTVPIVIVGTLAISLNLAAPAQAAVAKKPLNPKLVESTTRTATVAKSAIEAAPAQYSVAQGDTVSGIAARFGLSTSSVLSLNGLDSAALIFPGQVLNLTAAAAPAPTAHSVSSSSYTVVSGDTIGGIAAAHGLSTDAVLSANGLKRSSIIYPGQAVALPTGAAPAAQMVQAAFITPMTPVTAPMRASNHTIQTGDTISGVAAAAGVSVQAVLDANGLGWSSMIYPGQVLAIPSQFSALPDATHVTPLTAEMRTNAATIVAVGRSIGVSDYGLVIALAAAAQESGLRNIDYGDRDSLGLFQQRPSVGWGSPEQTMNPKRATLAFFGGSTNPNSGVTRGLLEIAGWESMTVTQAAQAVQISAFPEHYGKWETSARAWLNQLG; via the coding sequence ATGTCGAGCGATCTGAGCACAATCGTTGACGCGGTCGCTGCAGGAGAAACCCCGCGCGACCGCCGCACAAAATCCGGCGAGCGGAGAGGGCGCAGCCCGCTCGTGACCGTTCCGATCGTGATCGTCGGAACGCTGGCCATCAGCCTGAATCTGGCCGCACCGGCCCAGGCCGCCGTGGCGAAGAAGCCGCTGAACCCAAAACTCGTTGAGAGCACAACCCGAACAGCGACGGTCGCAAAGAGCGCAATCGAGGCCGCACCGGCCCAGTACTCCGTCGCGCAGGGCGACACCGTGAGCGGCATTGCGGCGCGATTCGGTCTGTCGACATCAAGCGTGCTCTCACTCAACGGCCTCGATTCGGCAGCCCTGATCTTTCCCGGCCAGGTCCTCAATCTCACGGCCGCCGCAGCGCCGGCGCCCACCGCGCACTCGGTCTCGTCCTCGTCGTACACCGTGGTGAGCGGCGACACGATCGGCGGCATCGCAGCCGCGCACGGACTCAGCACCGACGCGGTACTGAGCGCGAACGGCTTGAAGCGCAGCAGCATCATCTACCCCGGTCAGGCCGTCGCGTTGCCGACCGGGGCCGCGCCCGCCGCCCAGATGGTACAGGCAGCCTTCATCACCCCCATGACCCCCGTCACGGCACCGATGAGGGCATCCAATCACACGATCCAGACGGGTGACACGATCAGCGGCGTCGCTGCGGCGGCTGGCGTCAGCGTTCAGGCCGTTCTGGATGCCAACGGCCTCGGTTGGTCAAGCATGATCTACCCGGGCCAGGTACTCGCAATTCCCTCTCAGTTCTCCGCGCTCCCCGACGCGACCCATGTCACGCCCCTGACCGCTGAAATGCGGACCAACGCGGCAACGATCGTGGCGGTGGGCCGATCCATTGGAGTCTCCGACTACGGCCTCGTCATCGCTCTCGCCGCGGCAGCGCAGGAGTCAGGTCTGCGTAATATCGACTACGGTGACCGGGATTCGCTCGGTCTGTTCCAGCAGCGCCCGAGCGTCGGCTGGGGTTCCCCGGAACAGACCATGAACCCGAAGCGTGCCACGCTCGCCTTCTTTGGCGGCAGCACTAACCCGAATTCCGGGGTTACCCGCGGCCTGCTCGAGATCGCGGGCTGGGAATCGATGACGGTCACGCAGGCGGCCCAGGCCGTGCAGATTTCTGCTTTTCCCGAACATTACGGCAAGTGGGAAACGTCGGCCCGCGCCTGGCTCAACCAACTGGGCTAG
- a CDS encoding Rv2175c family DNA-binding protein, with translation MTEEFSEPQNSEPEWLTIPALVEMLGITQSRVRQLIDDHYLLAIRRDGVLQVPAEFLRDRAPLPELRGTIFVLNDDGFTNEQAMSWLLDVDDSLGVAPIAALRAGRKAEVRRVAQALA, from the coding sequence GTGACCGAAGAGTTTTCAGAGCCCCAGAATTCAGAGCCAGAATGGCTGACCATCCCCGCACTCGTCGAAATGCTCGGAATAACCCAGAGTAGGGTCCGACAGCTGATCGATGACCACTATCTTCTCGCCATCCGCCGCGACGGCGTTCTTCAGGTCCCCGCGGAGTTCCTGCGGGATCGAGCTCCGTTGCCTGAACTGCGCGGAACCATCTTCGTGCTCAACGACGACGGCTTCACGAATGAGCAGGCGATGAGCTGGCTGCTTGACGTCGACGACAGCCTGGGGGTGGCGCCCATTGCCGCCCTCCGTGCCGGACGCAAGGCCGAGGTACGTCGCGTCGCCCAGGCTCTCGCCTGA